The following are encoded in a window of Bremerella alba genomic DNA:
- a CDS encoding DUF4912 domain-containing protein produces the protein MITAASLKEYTAKDLAQMAKRRGVTGWHAMRKDELVKALIKAAKSSAVSAKSKSTAKTSKKTKPAPVKALASVADKPKKSPAAKAKPAAPAKRRAAKPKPAKASDPKVVESIRSMYEQRQAAKDLGTNPTDQNGPDRLVLMVRDSYWLHACWEVSRKAIDRAKAALAQDWHTSTPVLRVTEVDGEVMTSGSERLVKQIEIHGGVKNWYIDVVEPPKSYRCHLGYLAANGRFHAIARSNMVTTPRPGSCEEIDGNWGDVADNVEKIYALSGGADEEHSDGELREMLEQRFRRPVGMPMAARLGLVGDQFSNGKPNHDFDLNIEVEMIVCGSTKAGSYVTLSGEPVKVREDGTFMVKMDFPDKRQIFPIVARSKDGLEQRTIALAVERNTKAMDPISHDPRESNGS, from the coding sequence TTGATCACCGCTGCTTCACTTAAGGAATATACAGCAAAGGATTTAGCCCAAATGGCGAAGCGTCGTGGTGTGACCGGTTGGCACGCGATGCGTAAGGATGAACTCGTCAAGGCGTTGATCAAAGCCGCCAAATCGAGTGCTGTTTCGGCCAAGAGCAAATCCACCGCGAAGACGTCCAAAAAGACCAAGCCAGCCCCTGTGAAAGCGTTGGCATCGGTTGCGGACAAACCGAAGAAGTCTCCGGCCGCCAAGGCCAAACCGGCAGCACCGGCCAAGCGGCGTGCCGCGAAGCCTAAGCCAGCCAAGGCATCTGACCCGAAAGTGGTTGAGTCAATTCGTTCGATGTACGAACAGCGTCAGGCCGCTAAAGACCTGGGAACGAACCCAACCGATCAGAACGGCCCTGACCGGCTCGTTTTAATGGTTCGCGATTCTTACTGGCTGCATGCCTGTTGGGAAGTTTCCCGTAAGGCCATCGATCGCGCCAAGGCAGCTTTGGCCCAAGACTGGCATACTTCGACGCCGGTACTTCGCGTGACCGAAGTCGATGGAGAAGTTATGACCAGTGGTTCCGAGCGACTGGTTAAGCAGATCGAAATCCATGGTGGTGTCAAGAATTGGTATATCGACGTCGTTGAGCCTCCGAAAAGCTATCGTTGCCATTTGGGTTATTTAGCTGCCAATGGAAGGTTCCACGCGATTGCTCGCAGCAATATGGTGACCACCCCACGGCCTGGCTCCTGTGAAGAGATTGACGGGAATTGGGGTGATGTGGCCGACAACGTCGAGAAAATCTACGCTCTTAGTGGTGGTGCCGACGAAGAGCATTCCGATGGCGAACTGCGTGAAATGCTCGAGCAGCGTTTCCGCCGCCCCGTGGGCATGCCGATGGCTGCTCGCTTGGGCTTGGTGGGAGATCAGTTCTCCAATGGTAAGCCGAATCATGACTTCGACCTTAATATTGAAGTCGAGATGATCGTTTGCGGTTCGACCAAAGCTGGGTCCTATGTCACGCTATCTGGCGAGCCAGTTAAGGTGCGTGAAGATGGGACGTTCATGGTGAAAATGGACTTCCCTGATAAGCGTCAGATCTTCCCGATCGTAGCTCGCTCGAAGGATGGCCTCGAGCAGCGGACGATTGCCTTGGCCGTGGAACGTAACACCAAGGCCATGGATCCGATTTCACACGATCCTCGCGAGTCCAACGGCAGCTAA
- the atpE gene encoding ATP synthase F0 subunit C — translation MAQSNVGDLKLNYIGIGLVVIGAGYGIGKLAASALESMARQPEVSGNIQTAMIIAAALIEGFTFFALVICWFGP, via the coding sequence ATGGCCCAAAGCAATGTGGGTGACCTGAAACTGAACTACATCGGTATCGGTTTGGTGGTTATCGGTGCCGGTTACGGTATCGGTAAGCTGGCTGCCAGTGCCCTGGAAAGCATGGCTCGTCAACCGGAAGTTTCCGGTAACATCCAAACGGCCATGATTATCGCCGCGGCTCTGATTGAAGGTTTTACCTTCTTCGCGCTGGTTATTTGCTGGTTCGGCCCTTAA
- a CDS encoding AtpZ/AtpI family protein — translation MAPRLQADMSPIASAYLWVGRIFSICGEMVVPGLLGYWLDQTLGFQFSIFALIGFFVGLVFGMTHLVLMATTEQKSGRAEDAPGEPSQDDSLKPPQP, via the coding sequence TTGGCACCTCGCCTCCAAGCGGACATGTCTCCGATTGCGAGCGCCTACCTCTGGGTAGGACGGATTTTTTCAATCTGTGGCGAGATGGTTGTGCCAGGCTTGCTGGGTTATTGGCTCGACCAGACCCTGGGCTTTCAGTTTTCCATATTCGCACTCATTGGATTTTTTGTCGGACTTGTTTTTGGCATGACGCACTTGGTGCTGATGGCCACCACCGAACAGAAAAGCGGACGCGCAGAGGACGCCCCCGGCGAGCCGAGTCAAGACGACTCGCTTAAACCTCCGCAGCCCTGA
- a CDS encoding sugar phosphate isomerase/epimerase family protein has product MSTSRREFLANCTAAAAVGLTLTTPASLLSADNTTASGEKRIKKSVKIGMVGVPGTLAEKMTVLKELGFDGLELNSPGGPEPEEVRKAVEVSGIPVHGVVDSIHWKTRLSDPDEESRQEGLEGLITAIKASKAYGGTSVLLVPGVVNKDVTYDQCWDRSIEQIKKAIPIAKEHNIQILMENVWNNFLTDPKETARFIDELDSDMVGAYFDVGNTVKYSPPHEWVPILGARIKKLDIKDYGKGKGFGAKLMEGDVDWPKVMAELREIDYQGWATAEISGGGRERLTEIADRMNRIFAS; this is encoded by the coding sequence ATGTCCACGTCCCGTCGTGAATTCCTGGCCAATTGCACTGCAGCCGCGGCTGTTGGTCTTACATTGACAACTCCGGCATCGTTGTTGTCGGCAGATAATACGACGGCTTCCGGTGAGAAACGTATCAAAAAGTCGGTCAAGATTGGCATGGTGGGTGTGCCAGGGACGCTGGCCGAGAAGATGACCGTCTTGAAGGAATTGGGATTTGACGGGCTCGAACTCAATTCGCCTGGCGGTCCCGAACCGGAAGAAGTCCGCAAAGCGGTCGAGGTTTCTGGAATTCCCGTGCATGGTGTGGTCGATTCCATCCATTGGAAGACGCGCCTTTCCGACCCGGACGAAGAGAGTCGTCAGGAGGGGCTCGAGGGTTTGATTACCGCCATCAAGGCCAGCAAAGCCTACGGCGGTACAAGCGTTCTACTTGTCCCCGGCGTCGTAAACAAAGACGTCACTTATGATCAGTGTTGGGATCGATCGATCGAGCAAATCAAAAAAGCAATTCCAATCGCGAAAGAGCATAACATTCAGATCTTGATGGAAAACGTGTGGAACAACTTCCTGACCGATCCGAAAGAAACGGCCCGCTTCATTGACGAGCTAGATAGCGACATGGTGGGGGCGTATTTCGACGTGGGAAACACCGTTAAGTATTCGCCACCGCACGAGTGGGTGCCAATTCTCGGGGCCCGTATCAAGAAGCTTGACATCAAAGACTATGGCAAGGGAAAAGGCTTCGGTGCCAAGCTAATGGAAGGGGATGTCGACTGGCCGAAAGTCATGGCTGAACTTCGTGAGATCGACTACCAAGGCTGGGCGACCGCGGAAATCTCAGGCGGTGGACGCGAGCGTCTTACGGAAATCGCGGACCGAATGAATCGTATCTTCGCCAGCTAG
- a CDS encoding F0F1 ATP synthase subunit B family protein — protein MRSTYLKRTHWSGLTVLLLLGIFLAPAWSQDDEAQPAESDPAPMAAAEDAPANPAEHADDAEHAEGEHADEDHGHGNPHDLSHNDGSEMLSAPHEPSLDLALFTLIVFLLLVVVLGMFAWTPILNGLKARENSMEGKMKKAEEMYEQANAKLAEYTRQLSEAQQEIKQMRDEAIKLADDKAKQIVAAAQQSASAERDRAIREIDAAKGSAINELAQASVNMAVDLAGQITRKELTPEDHANLIQDSISKLPSNN, from the coding sequence ATGCGCAGCACCTATTTGAAACGCACGCATTGGAGTGGTCTCACGGTCCTCCTGCTATTGGGCATCTTCCTGGCTCCGGCTTGGTCCCAGGATGACGAAGCCCAGCCTGCGGAGTCAGATCCTGCGCCCATGGCCGCCGCTGAAGATGCACCTGCCAACCCGGCAGAGCACGCGGATGACGCGGAGCATGCCGAAGGCGAGCATGCCGATGAGGATCACGGCCATGGCAATCCTCATGACCTATCGCACAACGACGGGAGCGAAATGCTCTCAGCACCACACGAGCCGAGTCTCGATTTGGCGCTGTTTACGTTGATTGTGTTCCTCTTGCTGGTGGTTGTGTTGGGCATGTTTGCCTGGACGCCGATTCTCAATGGCCTCAAAGCCCGTGAGAATTCGATGGAGGGCAAGATGAAGAAGGCCGAAGAGATGTACGAACAAGCCAACGCCAAGTTAGCCGAGTACACTCGTCAGCTTTCCGAAGCCCAACAGGAAATCAAGCAGATGCGGGACGAAGCGATCAAACTGGCCGACGACAAGGCCAAGCAGATCGTAGCGGCTGCCCAGCAGTCGGCCTCGGCAGAGCGAGATCGTGCGATCCGCGAAATCGATGCTGCCAAGGGTTCCGCCATCAACGAACTAGCTCAAGCTTCGGTCAATATGGCCGTCGACCTGGCGGGACAAATTACCCGCAAGGAATTGACCCCAGAAGACCACGCAAATTTGATTCAGGATTCGATTTCCAAGCTGCCTAGTAACAACTAA
- the atpB gene encoding F0F1 ATP synthase subunit A has product MAADEILLHIKDSYYFEVPKWLWKRDHESHSDFPDVWVKLDSNFQTWQAHEVYHRLEEEGAKGLPSEGAFLEEYEHWLHMPGNHGKPVKRFLNHKAAENLTLGGDELEWAILGEEIADDYTVAQYKELPADHQHVSWAPTKVDGYNHALSGKILIPQPFGGELRNLYQKEAGFAISKFMVIELFVAVIISVVFIAYAKRVSKGQLPKGWFWNLIDVFIVFLRQDVAKANIHHGADKFVPILWTLFFFILGCNLFGLIPWMGSPTGSISVTVTLALAVLFIGMGAGAKEFGTLGVWLNLVPSMELPLVISIVIKPMMFVIELLGLLIKHAVLGIRLLANMVAGHVVLLAIMGLAVQIQTAVGVPSAVAWPIVGVILVGSVLLSCLELFVAFLQAYVFALLTALFINSETHSH; this is encoded by the coding sequence ATGGCCGCTGACGAGATCCTGCTCCACATCAAAGATAGTTACTACTTCGAGGTTCCGAAGTGGCTGTGGAAGCGTGATCACGAGTCTCATTCCGACTTCCCTGATGTTTGGGTCAAACTCGACTCAAACTTCCAAACGTGGCAAGCCCACGAGGTGTATCACCGCCTGGAAGAAGAAGGTGCTAAGGGGCTGCCCAGCGAAGGCGCTTTCCTGGAAGAGTACGAACATTGGTTGCACATGCCTGGTAACCACGGCAAACCAGTCAAGCGATTCCTCAACCACAAGGCAGCAGAAAACCTGACCTTGGGTGGCGACGAGTTGGAGTGGGCCATTCTGGGTGAAGAGATTGCCGACGACTACACCGTCGCGCAGTACAAGGAATTACCTGCCGATCACCAGCATGTTAGCTGGGCACCGACCAAGGTCGATGGCTACAACCACGCGCTTAGCGGCAAGATCTTGATTCCGCAGCCGTTTGGTGGCGAGCTTCGCAACCTTTACCAAAAGGAAGCAGGCTTCGCCATCTCGAAGTTCATGGTGATCGAATTGTTCGTGGCCGTGATCATCTCGGTTGTTTTCATTGCGTATGCAAAACGCGTTTCCAAGGGCCAACTGCCCAAAGGTTGGTTTTGGAACCTGATCGACGTCTTCATCGTGTTCCTACGCCAAGACGTCGCCAAAGCAAATATTCACCATGGTGCCGACAAGTTCGTTCCGATCTTGTGGACCCTGTTCTTCTTCATCCTGGGTTGTAACCTGTTTGGTTTGATTCCCTGGATGGGTTCCCCGACCGGTTCGATTAGTGTCACGGTCACCCTAGCCCTCGCGGTGCTATTTATAGGCATGGGGGCTGGTGCGAAAGAATTCGGCACACTCGGCGTCTGGCTCAATCTGGTTCCCAGCATGGAACTTCCCTTGGTCATCTCCATTGTCATCAAACCGATGATGTTCGTGATCGAGTTATTGGGCTTACTGATTAAACACGCGGTGCTTGGCATTCGTCTTTTAGCGAACATGGTCGCCGGGCACGTGGTGCTTTTAGCCATCATGGGATTAGCAGTACAAATACAAACAGCGGTTGGGGTGCCCAGTGCGGTAGCTTGGCCGATTGTTGGTGTGATTTTGGTTGGTAGTGTGCTTTTGAGTTGCCTCGAACTATTCGTGGCTTTCCTTCAGGCATACGTCTTCGCTTTGCTTACGGCGTTGTTCATCAACTCAGAGACACATAGTCACTAA
- a CDS encoding ADP-ribosylglycohydrolase family protein codes for MSKSIMDRKRGCLLGLAIGDALGAAVEFKPPGSFPLVTEYRGGGPHGLGPGEWTDDTSMALALADSIGHAGWDLNDQANRYLVWMRAGEYSVTGTCFDIGIATRSALLRFEASRDAQTSGDTSPHSSGNGSIMRLAPVPIRYAEYFPNRIDELATRAEQSSIPTHASEICRSACRYMTLILTGFMHGLTRDIVLDAKWDALEQLKSLAPLAPEIAEIADGSFRRREPPEILGSGYVVKSLEAALWALDRSDNFRDAVLAAVNLGDDADTTGAVCGQLAGAYWGESHIPEVWQNGLAKRDMIEKALASITG; via the coding sequence ATGAGTAAATCGATAATGGATCGAAAACGGGGATGCCTGTTGGGGTTGGCGATCGGCGATGCGCTGGGGGCGGCTGTGGAATTCAAACCACCCGGCTCGTTCCCACTGGTGACCGAGTATCGCGGCGGCGGGCCCCATGGCCTCGGGCCGGGTGAGTGGACCGACGATACCAGTATGGCCCTGGCCTTAGCGGACAGCATCGGTCATGCAGGCTGGGATCTTAACGATCAAGCAAACCGTTACCTGGTGTGGATGCGAGCAGGGGAATACTCTGTTACCGGCACTTGCTTCGACATTGGCATCGCTACACGCTCTGCCCTGCTTCGCTTTGAAGCTTCGCGTGATGCCCAGACCTCTGGGGATACGTCGCCACACTCGAGTGGCAATGGATCGATCATGCGGCTGGCACCGGTGCCTATTCGCTATGCCGAATACTTTCCTAATCGAATCGATGAACTCGCCACCCGTGCCGAGCAGTCGAGCATCCCGACGCATGCTAGCGAGATTTGTCGGTCGGCGTGCCGTTACATGACACTGATTCTTACCGGTTTCATGCATGGACTGACGCGAGACATTGTCTTGGATGCGAAGTGGGATGCACTGGAGCAATTGAAATCTCTGGCCCCGCTTGCTCCTGAAATCGCCGAGATCGCCGATGGTAGCTTTCGTCGACGAGAGCCGCCTGAGATCCTCGGCAGCGGCTATGTGGTGAAAAGTCTCGAAGCGGCTTTGTGGGCGCTGGATCGCTCCGACAATTTTCGCGACGCGGTCTTAGCAGCCGTCAACCTTGGAGACGATGCCGACACAACGGGTGCGGTCTGCGGTCAGTTAGCTGGTGCCTACTGGGGAGAGAGCCACATCCCGGAAGTTTGGCAAAATGGGCTTGCCAAGCGGGACATGATCGAGAAGGCGTTGGCGAGTATTACTGGCTGA
- the larE gene encoding ATP-dependent sacrificial sulfur transferase LarE: protein MTCDTSTPASERLLSWFHDLDSCLVAFSGGVDSSVVAKAAVLALGEKSFAVTAKSPSVAQRDLQIAQETAEAIGIRHEVIETSELNRPGYVANAPDRCFHCKSELYDHLSAIRAHFASAVIVNGANLDDRGDHRPGMIAATNAGVRSPLLECEIDKSTLREIAKQWDIPVWDRPASPCLASRIAYGVEVTSERLMMVELAEEALRSLGLRDLRVRFHDGDLARLEVPLESIEWIAKPETREVLERRLTEIGFKFVTLDLGGLTSGSLNQLIQVSLDKN from the coding sequence ATGACTTGCGACACTTCCACGCCAGCTAGTGAACGACTACTCAGCTGGTTTCACGATCTCGATTCCTGCCTGGTTGCGTTCTCAGGCGGTGTCGACAGCAGCGTCGTAGCCAAGGCCGCCGTGCTTGCGTTAGGAGAAAAGTCGTTTGCCGTCACGGCGAAAAGCCCCAGCGTTGCCCAGCGCGATCTGCAGATCGCTCAAGAAACAGCCGAGGCCATCGGCATTCGTCACGAGGTGATCGAAACGAGCGAACTGAACCGGCCAGGCTATGTGGCTAACGCACCTGATCGTTGCTTTCACTGTAAGTCTGAACTGTACGACCACCTGTCGGCGATTCGCGCACACTTTGCATCAGCCGTCATCGTGAATGGGGCCAATCTCGACGATCGAGGGGACCATCGCCCCGGGATGATCGCCGCCACCAACGCAGGCGTGCGTTCACCTCTTTTGGAGTGCGAGATCGACAAAAGCACGCTCCGCGAAATTGCCAAGCAGTGGGATATTCCGGTGTGGGACCGCCCTGCTTCACCCTGCCTGGCAAGTCGAATTGCGTATGGTGTGGAAGTCACGTCCGAGCGGCTGATGATGGTCGAGTTGGCCGAAGAAGCGTTACGGTCGCTGGGCCTTCGCGACCTTCGAGTCCGTTTTCACGACGGCGACTTGGCTCGCCTGGAAGTCCCGTTGGAATCGATCGAGTGGATCGCCAAGCCTGAAACTCGCGAGGTGCTAGAGCGACGTTTAACCGAAATCGGCTTCAAGTTCGTCACACTCGATTTGGGAGGCCTGACGTCTGGAAGCTTGAATCAACTGATTCAGGTATCGCTCGACAAGAATTAA
- the atpH gene encoding ATP synthase F1 subunit delta, with protein sequence MAGTSSDKQTFDLSRQRIGSVYAKALLGAADDAGQTEVVLDEFGSLIHDVIAQRDDLRHVISGSILSEEQRIAVLDKAFGDKMNSVLLTFLKVVTQHDRQNCLREIYDAAVKLNNERLGLVEVTAKTATELPQELSDSLTASLKAKLGREVVLKSEVDPSVIGGLVLHVGDTVFDGSVANRLKQLRQKALETTARQAKASLERFTNSTQS encoded by the coding sequence ATGGCTGGAACATCTTCCGACAAACAGACGTTCGATCTCAGCCGGCAACGGATTGGCTCAGTATATGCCAAGGCATTGCTGGGAGCAGCCGATGATGCAGGCCAGACCGAGGTTGTCCTGGACGAATTCGGCTCGTTGATCCACGACGTAATCGCCCAACGCGACGATCTTCGCCATGTGATCTCTGGCAGTATTCTTTCGGAAGAGCAGCGTATCGCGGTGCTGGACAAAGCCTTCGGCGACAAGATGAATTCCGTCTTGCTCACCTTTTTGAAGGTGGTCACCCAGCACGATCGACAAAACTGCTTGCGGGAAATTTACGATGCCGCCGTGAAGCTCAACAACGAGCGTCTCGGCCTGGTCGAAGTCACCGCAAAAACGGCTACCGAACTTCCTCAGGAACTCTCGGACAGCTTAACGGCCAGTCTGAAAGCAAAGCTGGGGCGCGAAGTCGTTCTCAAGTCGGAAGTCGATCCTAGTGTCATCGGCGGACTGGTCCTGCATGTTGGGGACACCGTCTTTGATGGCAGTGTCGCCAACCGACTGAAGCAGCTTCGGCAAAAGGCTCTCGAAACCACGGCTCGGCAGGCGAAGGCGTCGCTCGAGCGATTCACCAATTCAACGCAGAGTTAA
- a CDS encoding DUF4340 domain-containing protein, with amino-acid sequence MSEAVKTLIFLAMAVVMGGLAYVSRPAPATSAPEEEVNQPLFPEFTNPLQAESMQITRYDSERGQIRRFEVSNTSDGWQIKSKGGYPANATAHMTQAANSLVDLKVLRIVSDLPGQQAEYGVVEPNANAISAADEGVGQMVTINDKSDKTLANLIVGAADKADPQLRYVRVPGRDRIYLVRLDPTVFSTEFSDWINKDLLQINPFDVASLRFRNHTMQASPDNRLTVLPQLDAKVAFNAERSDWRLISLKEASPGNPTELTDAELPAGNKLNSEKLDEIRNSLDDLTIADVFRKPEQLAEALKSGDGLKGIKQEDLPTLYSNGFFLYTMPGESEKHLIGLTGELVIETQDAIRYRLLFGKEVLGGNDKNQKQQFLFVQTELVDEMLPPPMLQEVPEIKEGEDQDIEAQAKAREKILQANDVAMTAYREKKNVATQKIFELNARFADWYYVVKAENVAKILLSRDQLGVPTNQPTNQPSGAPGRVFPGGPGMGMMRPPTAQPPAAQPMPQPEATEESATEQPASEKPAGEDKPKEDATASEEPSDTPSEPMSSDAENEEAAAEEKSAEKEATSTSEEQPANDGEPSDSENTPPAEDKPE; translated from the coding sequence ATGAGTGAAGCCGTTAAAACGTTGATCTTTCTGGCCATGGCTGTCGTCATGGGAGGCTTGGCCTACGTCTCGCGCCCCGCACCTGCGACCAGCGCTCCGGAAGAAGAAGTCAATCAGCCACTGTTCCCTGAGTTTACCAATCCGCTCCAAGCCGAATCGATGCAGATTACCCGCTACGATTCCGAACGCGGTCAGATCCGCCGCTTTGAAGTCTCCAACACCAGCGATGGCTGGCAAATTAAGTCCAAGGGAGGCTACCCCGCCAATGCCACCGCGCACATGACCCAGGCCGCCAACAGCCTGGTGGACCTGAAGGTGCTACGCATCGTCAGCGACCTGCCTGGCCAGCAAGCCGAATACGGTGTGGTTGAACCGAATGCCAACGCCATTTCAGCCGCCGACGAAGGCGTTGGACAGATGGTGACCATCAACGATAAAAGCGACAAGACACTGGCCAACCTGATTGTCGGAGCAGCCGACAAGGCAGATCCTCAACTGCGTTACGTCCGCGTTCCAGGCCGAGACCGAATCTATCTGGTGCGACTGGACCCGACGGTTTTCTCGACCGAATTTTCCGACTGGATTAACAAGGATCTGCTGCAAATCAATCCCTTTGACGTGGCTTCGCTGCGTTTCCGCAACCACACCATGCAGGCATCCCCCGATAATCGCCTCACGGTTCTGCCACAACTGGACGCCAAGGTGGCCTTCAACGCAGAACGCAGCGACTGGCGTCTTATCAGCTTGAAAGAAGCCTCGCCTGGCAACCCCACCGAGCTAACGGATGCCGAGCTTCCCGCCGGCAATAAGCTCAACAGCGAGAAACTCGACGAAATTCGCAACTCGCTCGATGACTTAACGATCGCCGACGTATTTCGCAAGCCCGAGCAACTCGCCGAGGCGCTCAAGTCCGGAGACGGGCTCAAGGGAATTAAGCAAGAAGACCTTCCCACGCTCTACTCCAATGGATTCTTCCTCTATACGATGCCGGGCGAATCAGAAAAGCATTTGATTGGCTTGACCGGCGAACTGGTCATCGAGACTCAGGATGCGATTCGTTATCGACTGCTATTCGGGAAAGAAGTCCTTGGTGGCAACGACAAAAACCAGAAGCAGCAATTCCTATTTGTACAAACGGAACTGGTCGACGAGATGTTGCCTCCTCCGATGCTGCAAGAGGTTCCTGAGATCAAAGAAGGGGAAGATCAAGACATTGAAGCCCAAGCCAAGGCCCGCGAGAAGATTCTACAAGCCAACGATGTCGCAATGACCGCATACCGCGAAAAGAAGAACGTCGCCACGCAGAAGATATTCGAGCTCAATGCCCGCTTTGCCGACTGGTACTATGTCGTGAAAGCAGAAAACGTCGCCAAGATTTTGCTTTCCCGCGATCAACTCGGCGTTCCGACCAATCAACCCACCAACCAGCCCAGCGGAGCACCAGGCCGCGTCTTCCCAGGCGGCCCAGGCATGGGCATGATGCGACCACCAACGGCCCAGCCTCCGGCGGCCCAACCGATGCCGCAACCGGAAGCCACGGAAGAATCTGCCACCGAACAGCCAGCGAGCGAGAAACCAGCCGGCGAAGATAAGCCCAAGGAAGACGCAACTGCCAGTGAAGAACCTTCAGACACTCCGAGCGAGCCGATGAGCTCAGACGCTGAGAATGAAGAAGCGGCTGCTGAAGAGAAATCGGCCGAAAAGGAGGCAACGTCCACATCCGAGGAACAACCTGCTAACGACGGCGAACCATCCGACTCGGAAAATACCCCGCCAGCAGAAGACAAGCCAGAATAA